From one Lycium barbarum isolate Lr01 chromosome 6, ASM1917538v2, whole genome shotgun sequence genomic stretch:
- the LOC132643656 gene encoding signal peptide peptidase-like, translated as MKNMERLANVALLGLSLAPLVVNVDPNVNVILTACLTVFVGCCRSVKPTPPSETMSNEHAMRFPLVGSAMLLSLFLLFKFLSKDLVNAVLTCYFFVLGIAALSATLLPAIKRFLPKKWNDDLIIWHLPYFRSVEIEFTRSQIVSSIPGTIFCVWYAKQKHWLANNVLGLAFCIQGIEMLSLGSFKTGAILLAGLFVYDIFWVFFTPVMVSVAKSFDAPIKLLFPTADAKRPFSMLGLGDIVIPGIFVALALRFDVSRGEEPQYFKSAFLGYTFGLALTIFVMNWFQAAQPALLYIVPAVIGFLAVHCIWNGDVKPLLEFDEGKTKGAEEADAKESKKVE; from the exons ATGAAGAATATGGAGCGTCTTGCGAATGTTGCTTTATTAG GTTTGAGTTTGGCACCACTGGTGGTGAATGTGGATCCAAATGTAAATGTCATATTAACAGCTTGCCTTACTGTCTTTGTGGGTTGCTGCCGTTCTGTCAAACCTACTCCTCCTTCG GAAACCATGTCTAATGAACACGCAATGAGGTTCCCCTTAGTTGGAAGTGCAATGCTCTTGTCATTGTTCTTGCTTTTCAAATTTCTGTCAAAAGACCTGGTTAATGCTGTATTGACGTGCTACTTCTTCGTACTTGGAATTGCTGCACTTTC TGCGACGTTGTTACCTGCTATTAAACGTTTCTTGCCAAAAAAGTGGAATGATGATCTCATAATATGGCACCTCCCATATTTCCGCT CTGTGGAGATTGAGTTCACAAGGTCTCAGATTGTTTCTTCAATTCCTGGAACCATTTTCTGTGTATGGTATGCTAAACAGAAGCATTGGCTAGCTAACAACGTTTTGGGCCTTGCCTTTTGCATTCAG GGAATTGAAATGCTTTCACTTGGATCATTTAAGACTGGTGCCATACTATTG GCAGGGCTTTTTGTGTATGACATCTTCTGGGTCTTTTTTACCCCGGTGATGGTCAGTGTTGCCAAATCTTTTGATGCTCCTATCAAG CTTTTGTTCCCCACAGCGGATGCTAAACGCCCCTTCTCAATGCTGGGTCTTGGAGATATAGTTATCCCAG GCATTTTTGTTGCATTGGCCCTCCGTTTTGATGTCTCCAGGGGGGAGGAACCCCAATATTTCAAGAGTGCATTTTTAGGATATACATTTGGTTTGGCACTCACAATATTTGTTATGAACTGGTTCCAAGCTGCACAG CCTGCTCTGCTGTACATTGTTCCAGCTGTAATTGGATTCTTGGCGGTACACTGCATATGGAACGGGGATGTGAAGCCT TTGTTGGAGTTTGATGAGGGAAAGACGAAAGGCGCTGAAGAAGCTGATGCCAAAGAAAGCAAGAAGGTAGAATGA